Proteins co-encoded in one Oncorhynchus tshawytscha isolate Ot180627B linkage group LG34, Otsh_v2.0, whole genome shotgun sequence genomic window:
- the LOC121841789 gene encoding zinc finger protein 213-like: MADCMVFHTQIASIMEVLANAAVAEICKLVDDDYAVFRLEITQSQKENRGLRRKLQLLELKVARERVVASRPSSVKIVDRYRGMARGEGQLTGSHRNFVKPAGHNTWRNDEPIAVDEGSGTSTQHVIVIESADAETAGPGVKQERSEGEENPRHSRDIQNGPYEATEDPTTAAAASQPRTRRSIMEVSGRPDAVLNSETDTKTLTVTHRLLDLGSEQISDPERLGQGPLGCPPAPGSEYLPVFHQSQRPVHSCGDGDTLDTGGDDDPSCSYTTEMDPGNISLGLERQTDMFRGEWNRYSSSVYSEGCLDKKEGVIVMDEVTVKVEGDTTLPWNVDKTHLGEGHSQGNTSDFLDYRESLETNPNVTTHSPLHVFRNRDPVSTSMAPSDSHSRVLFDQAWNSNDRARVQARGGGGISGGSKEKRFLCMFCSKGFSCSQKVEIHQRVHTGEKPYSCTQCHMRFTQAGDLKRHQRVHTGEKPYSCPQCEKRFSRHHHLKMHLKVHTGERPFV, translated from the exons ATGGCTGactgtatggtttttcacactcaaatagcctccattatggaggtgctagcgaatgcagccgtggcagagatctgtaaactcgtagacgatGACTAcgcagtgtttcgtttggaaataactcaaagccagaaagaaaaccgGGGTTTGCGGAGGAAATTACAACTACTGGAACTGAAGGTGGCACGGGAGCGCGTCGTCGccagtcgtcccagtagtgtcaagatcgtcgaccgatacagaggaatggcaagag gtgaaggacaACTCACTGGAAGCCACAGGAACTTTGTGAAGCCAGCGGGCCACAATACATGGAGAAATGACGAACCCATAGCTGTAGATGAagggagtggaacctcaacccagcacgTTATCGTAATAGAG TCTGCAGATGCAGAGACTGCAGGCCCTGGGGTCAAGCAGGAGAGATCTGAAGGAGAGGAGAACCCACGGCACAGCAGAGACATCCAGAATGGACCCTATGAAGCCACGGAGGACCCCACCACCGCTGCTGCAGCATCCCAGCCCAGGACCCGACGCAGCATCATGGAGGTCAGTGGAAGACCGGATGCCGTCCTCAATTCAGAGACAGACACCAAGACTTTAACTGTAACACACAGGCTCTTAGACCTAGGATCTGAACAAAtatcagacccagagagactggggcaggggCCACTGGGCTGTCCTCCTGCTCCCGGCTCAGAGTACTTACCGGTATTTCACCAGAGCCAGAGGCCTGTTCATTCCTGTGGGGATGGTGACACGTTAGAcactggtggtgatgatgatccGTCTTGTTCTTACACTACAGAGATGGACCCTGGCAACATATCCTTGGgtttagagagacagactgatatGTTTAGAGGGGAATGGAACCGGTATagtagtagtgtatactctgaagggtgccTAGATAAGAAAGAGGGGGTTATAGTCATGGATgaggtgactgtgaaagtggagggCGACACCACTCTTCCATGGAATGTAGACAAGACTCACTTAGGGGAAGGACACTCACAGGGCAACACCAGTGACTTCTTAGACTACAGGGAAAGCTTAGAGACAAATCCAAATGTTACGACCCACTCCCCTTTACACGTGTTCAGGAATCGCGACCCAGTGTCTACGTCAATGGCACCTTCCGATTCACACAGCCGTGTCCTTTTCGATCAGGCATGGAACTCAAATGACAGAGCTAGAGTCCAGGCTCGGGGAGGGGGAGGAATATCGGGCGGTAGTAAAGAAaaacggttcctctgcatgttctgtagCAAAGGCTTCAGCTGCTCCcagaaggtggagatccaccagagggtccacacaggggagaaaccctacagctgtacccagtgtcacatgcggTTCACCCAGGCTGGTGACCTGAAGAGGCatcagagggtccacacaggggagaaaccttacagctgcccccagtgtgagaagaggttctcccgccACCACCATTTGAAGATGCACTTGAaggtccacacaggagagaggccGTTTGTCTGA